The Nicotiana sylvestris chromosome 6, ASM39365v2, whole genome shotgun sequence genomic sequence tgataataataaaagcggtttaaacttaataaaagcacataagtcacaacatgtatttaaatcagatatttagccattataacaatttaagcgaccgtgctagaaccacgggattcgagggtgcctaacaccttccctcgggtcaacagaattccttacttagaatttctggttcgcagacttcatttggaaaagtcgaaaatttcctcgatttgggattcaagataaaccggtgacttgggacaccaaaagccaaacctttcccaagtggcgactctgaattaaataaataatcccatttcgaatattgtcacttaaattggaaaaactcccctcgcgtatttatccttcggggcgggcgcgcaaaaaggaggtgtgacaatatttaTCCAGATTTAGATATTACTGTtcttaaaaaaatgtaaaattgagATTCATTTTTTTATGTTAATATCCAAATTTAGATATTAGTGTTTCCATGtctttttgtgttttatttgcgaaACTTGTATGTTAGCATAGTAAACTATATAGTATTTTAGCGTAGAATCCTTGTAGTTTAAGTATTTCTTATAATGGTAGAttgttatatatactttgtacaattaaatactcaaaattataaaacaaacacacacaaaattatcaaaaaattgaatttgacacacataaatattcatgaTAGGTTGGTGCTACTAGGTctcaaatatcgagcttggaacccaATGGTTATATATACTTTGCATAATTAAATacttaaaattataaaacaaacacacacaaaattatcaaaaaattgaatttgacacacataaataatcatgataagttggtggtactgggcctcaaatatcgagcctggaacccaattgttatatataatttgtacaattaaatactcaaaattataaaacaaacacacacaaaattatcaaaaaaattaaatttgacacacataaatattcatgaTAGTTTGATACTACTGGGTCTCAAATATTGAGCTTGGAACCCAATTGTTATATATACTTTGCATaataaaatactcaaaattataaaacaaacatacacaaaattatcaaaaaaattgaatttgacacacataaataATCATGATAAGTTGCTGctattgggcctcaaatatcgagcctggaacccattgttatatataatttgtataattaaatactcaaaattataaaacaaacacacataaaattatcaaaaaattgaatttgacacacataaataATCATGATAAGTTGGTGCTAGTGGGCCTCaaaatcgagcctggaacccaattgttatatatactttgtacaattaaataataaacgtacaattaatattgtttaatttacagtTGACAACATGGAGTCGCCTATACATCCCGGACCTTACTCTCGTGAGCTATTAGTGCTTCAGGGCGAGCATAGGTCCGCCCATATATGGGAGGGATAGTTACTTTCCCAGACTCTCCGCGCTAGGAGAGTGGACGACCTGTGGGATTTTCTGAGGCACAGAGTTCTCCACGAGCATGTAGTCCATCGCCTCCAGGACACCGGATTCTATAGGATTATTGAGATCGGGCGGATACAGGTTGACTGGGCTttgatcacggcgttgattgagcggtggcgaccggagatgcACACTTTTCACCTACCCATTGGTGAGGCTACCATCACGCTACAGGACGTTGAGGTTTTATGTGGCCTGCCCGTTGATGGCATGCCCGTTTCACTGCCTATTGCTATGAGATCTATGTCGCGTGATGCTTATTTGGACATGCTGCAGCAACTCACGGGTTTCAGGCCACAGGACGAGACTGCATCGCTGGGTGCTAGTCGATTGACTTTGACCCCTATTAGACAACACCTGGAGCTACTCCACCCCGATATCACCGATGATACAGAGGAGGTACACATCACCCAGTATACGAggttgttgttgcttcttctaTTTGGAGGGGCCTTGTTCCCGAatacttcggggaacctagtcagCCTGAGATTTTTGCATCATCTTTAGTTGCTAGATGAGTTACCCTATTACAGCTAGGGTGCTGCTGTTCTCGGCTACATGTATAGGCAGATGTGCCGGGCGAGCATGGGCACTTAGAGAGATGTTTGTGGTTTTATGCCGTTTCTACAtgtgacaacatattcaaataaagTGTTCATCAGTTCCAACTCTACCTAGTTAGACTTTATCTTAAAcattacgtcaactttgtatgttaggtttgggcctgggagcggtTCTTGCAGTTTCAGCCACCGCGACCACAATTACTTTCTATTGTAGCAcctccgtttctccctctagccaGGAGGTGGGTTCTCCGCCGTACACTTTCACGAGAgtatgatgctcatcataatctcccactctacagggatgtgttggatctgctggaggGCGCATgggtaaatatgtacctaaacttacctggtgtagattaacttagtgttgcgcatactcatgtttcatgttcttatttgatagttcatctggatgcCATACAACGACGATTTGATAGCTTCCCTGCCACCTTATTGCTCGGCCGACCGATTGATTTGGAGCACTTTTGCCCCactcatatgcctcgatattgtggagcatcatgcctCGGAGCGGGTACTTCGGCAGTTTGGCCGCCTGCAGTATATACCGAGGGGGCCTATATGGGAGCCTACACATTATCAGAGGGGTGATCGTTGTAGGGCGGACGGCGCATTTATGGCATGGTTAGCGGCCCAGATCCATATTTGGGACCATTGAGATCAGATGATTCTGCCCCTACCTACACATATCCAGGAGGTTGATCTTCAGAGGTATATGTCCTGGTACCGGCACATCACCCGAATTTTTATCGGGAACCATATTCATCATGCTAGCGGTCGGTACATTCCATTCGCCGGGcgacacgaggccctggtatgttttctaTTATTATTCATTATATAACTGTATTTTAGTGAAATATACGTAGTTTATATTTTATATGTTGTGCAAGCTATTAGACTACACATAGTCTATCAGATGGGACTACAGATGCAGGATTATGTCGGTGATCCTGCGGCCGCCTTGCATGATTATAACCGTCGATTTGTAGAGTTGGCTTCCCGAACACTACAGCAAGCCCGGGaggatcagcgtttggcacacaTGCCTGATTATATGGAGCCATAGCAGTATGAGTGAGGCCCTAGTGTGGCACGAGGTGGTGGTGGCCGACGAGGTGGAGGTACCCGACGAGGTGGTGGTGCCCGACGAGGCGGGGGTGCCGGATGACGTGGCGGTGAGCGGAGAGGAGGtagtccccagcaagggggcgttgaggcccCTGCTGATTATGCTGCTGCCGATCTGCCAGGTGGCCTAcatgagacggacatgccgtTATACAGCCTTGGGATGGATCTCACTCTAGGGACTTCGCAGGTGACCCCGTAgggtcaattattgatcacgggcACGCACATTTCTGGAGTGGATTGGGATACATACTTTCCAGGCCCGTCTACTGTTGCTGAGGAGTGGCCGACCCGATATTTACATAGTGGGCGTCGGCTAAGTTATGGCTCATCATCACATTCACAGGTATGGTTTTCATAGTATTGAATTAgaatttgtctttattttccATAACTTTTTAAATTTCCCTTTTAAGGCTGAACACGTTATTGACATGGCTGCGACAGATGATTACATTCAGGAGCCCGACGAGATAGTGGTACGACAATTCAAATTGTTGTGACTTATTATATACTTTGTTATTCTGAGCTTTTTATTCTTATGTAGATTTCTACTGGACTGACGGACCCTTCTTCTGATCCTGTCAGCACCACTGATGATCATGCAGCGGCGTATCCGGCTATAAGGAGGCGACTTGATAATGACGATCCCGATAGCATACCCAGGCGGGATgcgatgcgcctcaggccagtgCCTGCATTGAAGCACActggatgcgggacacattgattttattctttttttttgtattatatgtaaataatatttttgtatatacatTAACAACAACTTTTATATAATATGtgcattatttttttatttatctgTTAATTAGCTAGTTTcgtactacaacacaaacacaagtCGTAAAGAAGTAAAATTCCATTACAATGACTGAAAATAAAGTTCATTACAACTACTTTAGCTTAATAAAAATACACGACAATACACATAAAGATAAATtgatacactaaacacatacatttAGTCACTGCCGCCCattattctctgctccaaccacttaaatttttctaacagcttatttttttcttcttctacctctttaaGTTTCGCTTTCAACTCCACAACCTCTTTTTTAAGTTGTTTTTCACGTTCCCACTATTTTAAACACAAATCATTAAGATTGTTTAACAATCCTTTGTAGTATTCCTAATGACaaggttcatcaatccatacctcaaaatcgcaaataggttcgccgggaaccttATAAAACTTGTTCAAACATTCCCAGAAGCGGCGTCCAACTGCACCATTATCCCAACAACTTTGCATCTGCCATTTTTTTTCGCACTTGCACTTTGGGACATAAATAGGCTGAGACATTTTTCTGTTAAAAAAACTTGCTTTTCAAGGAAGATTTGCTATTAGTTATTTTTGAGCGAAGAAAATATGTAGAATGAGCTCGTCATTTATAggcaagacaacacacataacgtagtatttaaccgcgctacATATAGACATAACGTAATATTTAACCACGTTATGCCTTGCGTGTTAAATGTTCTAACGGGTACAAAACAACTTTATGTCagatcgacaagacaacacacacacataacatagtatttaaccgcgctatatatAGACATAACGTAGTATTTACCCGCGCTATGCTTTACGTGTTAAATGTTCTAACGAGTACGAAATAACTTTATGTCAGTTGGGCAGCTTTTTCagatcgacaagacaacacacagtCATAAATTAATCATATTTATGAAAGTTCAATGTTGTTTCCAGTTCttccgaatatataattttttttattatcattGAAAAACTAAAATGGAGAAATTCAACTCATAATTaacaaacataattttattttataaatcttgcaacataaaCAAAACAACTAAATATTACAACACAAACTCATTAATAGTTAggcacaatagaagaacacccaCCCCGAGCTTGATTActgttgccacccaaaggacatttggtcgtgtcctgtttgcgagcatataccacatctgtgcgcataaacggtatcactaaactccatttggttccgtatacgcgttctcttcttcACCTGTATTcgacgcaaataggacttgttacacaccattttaaatggttcaggcggccaataatgctcagcacccactggctgcaactgcccactatatgtgtttaggtacttcacaacactatattgttgatcaacatagttggttacacctaaaccaacttgttgaaagcacttgatggcatgtgagcaaggcatgtggtagatatACCATTTCCCACAAGAGCATAACCTTgtagattcatttacagtatgtacattattaccccgattttgatggatagcggtgcgaacttcaaaaatatttctttcgttatcatactgcaaaaatgaatgccaatgcaCTCGCCATCTATATTTCTCAAATATCTGCATCGACActagcataaattcaacacccctttccatcaatgACATTGCAGCTGCagacctttcaacaaacctctctgcCATCTGCTTGAATGACATACGCACTATGGCTGTGATAGACAGTCCTCTTGCCGAtttcaataacccgttgaaaaactctgacacatttgtagtcagagttccccatcgtctgccaccatccgcatgcaaagtccacttttcagggtcatgtcacattaaccaacgataggctgcctcgtcttcttgctTGATATATTCCATGTGCATCCGGAATTTAtgctgttggtggtctgttgctgctatccacatcaaatcatgtagatccttgttgggatgtgccttctggaaattAGTTTTAAGGTGCCTAACACAGTAACAAtagtatgcataaggttcttgccatgcaggtaagttctccacagaacttaagaTACCatcgtgccgatcagatattagaaaAATACCGGAatgctgtttgacaacgtgctctttcaagtggttcaaaaacaacgtccacgtctcttggctttcattggcacaaatagcaaaagctagaggaaatatttgtccattagcaTCTACTACCATGGCTATCAacagcttgatatcgtactttctaTAGGCATGAGtcccgtctatggatattacgggccgacaatgcgaaaaaccatcaattgctggtttaaacgCCCAGAACATGTAATTGAATGTATATTCTGGTTTACCTGGAatctgctcaagcttccattcaacaaccaTCCCGGGGTTAAACtgctgcagtgcagccatgtacctaggcagatccgcaaatgacttatcccagttaccatagactatttcaaatgctcttttgcgcccaagatatgcctttcttttagtaattgtgtggccatattcctggtggactgctgtaatgcactctttgattttataccttatggacgcttcgatatgcggaataagtacaagagatatcaagtcaatatccaagttgaagtgattcccgttgaaagtgtccatttcacatgtgtgggtgggaatgtatttacccacttaccacatacctgtcttcttcttcgacgcacgcaacatccaattaaatggccaaaaccacctgcggcaaatagccttgtataccGTCAGACTTGACTCTGATACCTgtatctcacgacactctttaacattgtgcattttacaagccctgcttacgcgtgctttatcaggaaaaagcatcccctttgcaagcaccgttggtctagactcatcccacattgctgtccagatttcatcaaaatcccttgtgagagcttccacatccggcacggctggcaagttatcaatataaggaatcttccttgaatgaaacggcacttcagactcatacacttttcgtctatgggggctctcttcaaatcgggtccttcctcctcgtcctcttcatcaccatcctcacgagcaaatggtgtctcgtctcccgattcatcggcattgttattgtaatcgctgttctcttcctcactctgtgcatctgccagatcctgatgtaatacgtcgttttcgggcaattgagtgagcacaggtagttcaacttgctcgttttcactgcacatttcaacaaaaatataagctactaaattaataaatgctttatatatggCTATATCattttacttacaagtcgtaatgtgatgacattccatgatggatgttttcagttaggtgatgactaccggatggaccacttgtaaaattcatatccggccggtatcccctattaaataaatgagcATTAAAATTAATTCAGTacaccaaaaatatacataattaacacaaatgaaaattgaagtttaccactcttcttgtgaattatggaaagcggggtataaattattttctcgctgctcattcgccgacggtgataaatttaaatcaagaaaaaatctttcatccggaacatgtccggcaaaaactgatccagaataaccacccgatgactgggggttatctctactacgcacaacctcgttttttggaacgtcttcgaccttcacgtacatctccaacattgtgattacaagaaattcccggcattcgtccggagtcctcaggaaatcactcaaagtgtcatcatcgtcgatgttaaactctgagtaaaaagcaaccccttgcggcgtaacggaatacggatatcttccggttactttgagtatcactgaatgttttctcacactcatttttttgcataacaacgatatcaatgtttcatactccattgaaagtggcaatttaacattacacttagcaggtaaaatgtagcccacagagttattcttcatcacaacctcacctcccccccccccaatataatgatactcttattctacgttcttcagacataatgaaaaaatgttggagaatttaacaacaatagaaaccagcaagagttaaaaaaaaaattttgaatgaagttgtggcgattctacgatgtttatataggaaatggctagccggagagtttttttttttgtatatagcgccacaaaaagtgCCTTTATACGCTTTTGGATTATTGAACCCAGAAATTATTGGTGGGGTCAGGTAATAAGGGGTATAGCGTCATTAATAGTGGCACTATGTAATATGTGTCAGTTTTACTATATATAACACCACaaaaagtggcgctatacagtaacggtgcagttaccgttactgtatagtgccactttttgtggcgttatatatagtttggtaacttttttttaacacttatttgcgtattttgagtaaaaaaaaaccacattttggttccggactcatACTTGAGTGGGTAATCAAACCAAATATTTTGTACACGTTCTCTTATTCTTTCCTATTTATCTACGACGTGTAATCAATAAACAAAAATTTCTTAAACTTTCTAATGTTGATCTTCACAGTCAAATCCATTTAGGATATCttgtctaaaaataaaaaaaaataatagaaatacgGTACATGATTCTAGACGAGTTTAAATGATGATgtaaaaaatatttacataataagATCACGTATTACAATAACTATTAATTGATAATTAAGATTAGATTACCACTACATGAAAAATGGCTTCTAAGGAGGGGAATATGGTCCCAAAAAGCCAAATCctgaaaatataatttttttacatTGTCAATCTATAACATAATGGGGAGATTGATGAGGATGTCTATTACAAACGAGGGTAAACCACAATGAAGTATTTGGGCCTGAGAATAAGTTGTGCATGGGTCAGAATGTGAAACAGCCCAACAAGAGGTTATTGGACTACAATTGGGATCTAAGTTGAAGTACATGTGTCAAGAAATTACTGGACGAGAGGAATTATAGTTACTATAACTATCAGCTCATGGAAATGTAGGGGTAGGCAAATAGAAGTCTCTTCTTTATTTTGGCTTAGTTCTTGTTGGAGCACTCTGGGATCTCCATccattcttctttttcattttcctctttttagtTGTTCATTTGGTTGTTGCTACTTTGAGAGTTTGATTTAGATTTGTAATTCTATTTTCTGATCAATACAATATGGATCCACCTCGTCATACATCGTATCGGAGCTAGATGGATGAAATGCATACTCGCATTCGGTGTGTTGTGCGATAAGAATGTACTACTAAAACTTAAAGGTACGTTTTATATGGGGGTGATTggaccgactatgttgtatgagGTTGTCAAGATCtctcatgtccagaagatgaaagtagctgaaGGATGTTGAAATGGATGTGTTGGCATACCATGTTAGATAACAttaagaatgaagatattcgggaaaAAATGGGAGTAGCCACCGTGGATAAGATGCCAGAGtgaggctgagatggttcggacatgtgaAGAGCAAAAGTACAGATGTCGGGCCCCAACGTGGAGATGTGAAAGGTTGGCCTTGGTGGATAGTAGGAGATGTAGAGGTAAACCTAATAAGTATTaaggagaggtgattaggcaagacataaCGCAACTTCAGCTTACTGTGGACATGACATTTGATAAGAGGGTGTGGAAGTTAAGGATTAGGATAGAGAGTTGGTAGGTAGTCGAGTGATTCTCCTTTTCGTCCCCTTACCTGTAGTATTAGTGTCTGTAATTGATTCTTATTGATTGTTATCTTTCGCTTTGATTTTTATAAtatcttgttgttattgttactgtttgttgctactgctttgtttcttttttttttagccattcttattttctttagccgacagtCTATCGGAAATTAAATAACCTTTCTGTCTTTTCAGAATagggtctgtgtacacactattCTCCCCAGATCCCAGGGtagggtttgttgttgttgttgtcgtcgcCGCCATCATCAATCTATAACTTAAATCTTTTAGATTTAGCTTGTTCAGAGAAAACATTTGATCCAATGAAAATTTAACCAAAAGTCAGTTGTACTTTGTGATGTTGTGTTAGTACAAAAACAATAAAGACCAGATACAATGCATGAGAGAAATGTCTCTATGTTAGGATTTTGAAGTACATGCATTGGTAAAATAGTATCATTGGTAAAAACATAGGATTCCtgcaatttttacaaaaaattaacTGCGTTTTAGGCCATTGTGTAATATATAAGAATTTTACCATGATTAGTGACCAAATTCAATGAACAGTAAACTTGTGGTCTTTTTCCTTCCCAAAAATATCACAGCCTTAAAAAAATTTATAACTATTGGTTGAATGTCCGATGAATAGGGAATTGTGACATTACAAAAATTTTGTCTTTATATAAATGACATTATTACCATATTTTAACAAGACAGCTGAGTCATTGATTGTCACTTGTCAATtgttttttcctttctttgttcTCTTCAACTTTTTGCATGCTTTTGTTTAACTTAAATCTTATAGCTCGAAGAAAGAGGGAACAAAGAACATAAGGAGGTTTTTGgtatatataattataattaattccTAAGGAATTTTGAAGGGAATTAATGGCAAAGATTACTAGTCTAATTGGATCTGGGATCATAGCAGCCACTAACCAGGTTTGTTTTATGACCTTTAATTTGTTATAGAAAATGgggttcttgttttttttttctttcattttttatgtgaaatgatgttcttgttttttttttttttcat encodes the following:
- the LOC138870296 gene encoding uncharacterized protein, which translates into the protein MAALQQFNPGMVVEWKLEQIPGKPEYTFNYMFWAFKPAIDGFSHCRPVISIDGTHAYRKYDIKLLIAMVVDANGQIFPLAFAICANESQETWTLFLNHLKEHVVKQHSGIFLISDRHDGILSSVENLPAWQEPYAYYCYCVRHLKTNFQKAHPNKDLHDLMWIAATDHQQHKFRMHMEYIKQEDEAAYRWLM